The region CGCTGCCCGGAACCGCCCGCCATAATGACGGCAAAATCCATTCGACCTGTCTCCTTTTCCAACCAGCCGACTGAGCGGCTGCCTGGTGTTTTAGCGTTTTACGCGGGCGTTGCCTTCCCAGATGCTCCAAATCTGCTCTTCATCGGCCGGCTGTGCATAATCCGTCAGAAGGGTTGTCGCCAGGGCTCCGGCCGCCCAGCCGAATTGAACCCACTTGGCCGGTTCCCAGCCCTTTAAAATCGCATACAGCAGACCGCCGACAAACCCATCTCCCCCGCCGATGCGGTCCAGCACGGTGATTTCGCGGGGCTCAATCACATACCAGTCATTCCCCTCCGCCATAATCGCTCCCCACAAATGACGCTCGGTGCTGAGCACCTGCCGCAGCGTTGTGGCGAAAACGGATGCGTTCGGGAAGGTCTTCTTGACATTGGAAATCATCCCCTTGAAACTGTCAATCTTGGCGGCAATATCTTTGCCCCCTGCTTCCGGCCCTTCGATGCCGAGTGCCAGCTGGAAATCCTCTTCATTGCCGACCAGGATATCCGAAACCGATGCAATTTCCGTAAAGATGGCTCGCAATTCCTTTTCCCGATTCTTCCAGAATGAGGCCCGATAGTTCAGGTCAAAAGAAATCTTGGTCCCATACCGTTTGGCGGCGCGAGCAAGTTCCAGACAAAACTGCCCCGTCTCCGGCGAAAGCGCCCCAATCAGACCGGACATATGGATAATCTGCACCCCTTCTTTGCCGAACAGACGCTCCAAATCAAAATCCTTCACATTCAGCGTCCGCCCTACCTCGCCGGCCCGGTCATTGTGCACGCGAGGTCCGCGGCTGCCGTATCCGCTGTCGGCCAGATTGAACTGATGCCGGTACCCCCACGGCCCGCCCTGCGGGACTTCCTTGCCTTCATATTCCATATGACGAGAGGCCAGGTCATCTTTGATAAATTGGGCAATCGGGCTGTCTTTGACAAAGGTTGTCAAAACTTTGACGCGGAGTCCCAGGTAGGAGGAAACACTGGCAACATTCGTCTCGGCGCTGGTGGCCTGCATCATCAGCAGACGCGCACAATGCATCGGCTGACCGTTCAGCGGCGTCAAACGAACCCCCATACTGGTTGGAACAACGAGATGATACTGACAACCTTTTTTCAATTCGAGGCCCATGAAAATACCCTTTCCTTACCTAAAACACAGACAATTTTCTACGCCGATGTCTGGTCAGTTTGTACCGCAAAAAGACAGATTCATCAAGTCTTTTTTGACGGGAGAATCGGAAACAGGGACAATCGTTAAGCTGTCTTAACGAAAGGACTTAACTGGCGAAGGCGATGAATAATCGGCCCGATTTTCTCGCCGACAAAATCGACCTCCTGCTGGGTATTGAAACGGCTCAGACTGAACCGCACGGAGCCGTGAGCCGCCGTAAAGGGGACTCCCATCGCCCGCATTACATGAGAGGGCTCCAGAGAACCGGAGGTACAGGCCGAGCCGGAACTGGCACAAATGCCGTACTGATTGAGCATCATCAAAATCGATTCGCCTTCTACATATTCGAAGCTGACATTCAGGGTGTTCGGAAGCCGATTTTGACGGTCGCCGTTGACCATCGTATCCGGGCATGTCGCCAGAATTTTGGCCTCCAAACGGTCCCGAAGGGCCCGAACGCGCGTATTTTCATCCTCCATATATTCGCGAGCTAATTCGGCGGCTTTGCCCAAACCGATAATGCCCGGTACATTTTCCGTCCCTCCCCGCCGGCCCGCTTCCTGATGCCCTCCCAGAATAAAAGGCACCAGACGAACGCCGCGGCGGATATAAAGGACGCCGATTCCCTTGGGAGCGTGAAGTTTATGCCCGGACAGACTGAGCATGTCGATTGTGCTGTCTTTGAGATTCAGCGGAATTTTCCCGACGGCCTGCACCGCATCGGTATGAAATGGTACACCGCGAGCCCGGCAGAGAGCCCCGATTTCCTCAATCGGGAAAATCACACCGGTTTCATTGTTGGCATACATAATTGTCACCAGGGCCGTGTTGTCATCGAGCACCTCGGCCAGCTCATCCAGACTCAGCCGTCCCTGACGGTCAACAGATAATTCATAGATTTCATAACCGTGCTGCTCAAGATGACGGCAGGGACTTAAAATCGCCGGATGCTCAACGCGCGTTGTAATGATTTTTCGCTTGCGCGGATAGGCCGCCAGCGTGCCGTGTATCGCCGTATTGTCGCTTTCGGTGCCGCCGCTGGTAAACAGAATCTCATCGGGCTGGCAGCCGAGCAGCGCGGCAATCCGTTCACGGGCCTGCTGAATCTTCTTGGCTACACGGCCTCCGAAACTATGCATGCTGGAGGGATTGCCGTACCATTGCTCAAAATACGGCAGCATCTCTTCGACAACCGCCGGGTCCACCTTCGTAGTGGCATTGTTGTCCATATAAATGACCGAGTCCATCTTAACTCTCCTGATGGCTGTGAGGCCGCTGAGCGGCATCTGCCTCTTCTTCGACAATCAAATCCGGACTGACATATTCGTGAAGTTTGGCCTCGACGATTTCCTTCATCGTATAGTCGGCCAGTTTGCAGCTGGCACACATTCCGCGAAACGCCACAATCACACGGTTGCCGACCACATCAATCAATTCAATATCGCCGCCGTGAGCCCGCATGGCAGGCCGGACCTGTTCCCCGAGCACTTCCTGAATCAGCGCAATTTTCTGGATATTGGTCAGTTTCCGGGGCGGCGGCTCCGGAGCGGCGCGCAGCTGGCGTACCTTG is a window of Anaerohalosphaeraceae bacterium DNA encoding:
- the nifS gene encoding cysteine desulfurase NifS, which translates into the protein MDSVIYMDNNATTKVDPAVVEEMLPYFEQWYGNPSSMHSFGGRVAKKIQQARERIAALLGCQPDEILFTSGGTESDNTAIHGTLAAYPRKRKIITTRVEHPAILSPCRHLEQHGYEIYELSVDRQGRLSLDELAEVLDDNTALVTIMYANNETGVIFPIEEIGALCRARGVPFHTDAVQAVGKIPLNLKDSTIDMLSLSGHKLHAPKGIGVLYIRRGVRLVPFILGGHQEAGRRGGTENVPGIIGLGKAAELAREYMEDENTRVRALRDRLEAKILATCPDTMVNGDRQNRLPNTLNVSFEYVEGESILMMLNQYGICASSGSACTSGSLEPSHVMRAMGVPFTAAHGSVRFSLSRFNTQQEVDFVGEKIGPIIHRLRQLSPFVKTA
- a CDS encoding sugar kinase, with product MGLELKKGCQYHLVVPTSMGVRLTPLNGQPMHCARLLMMQATSAETNVASVSSYLGLRVKVLTTFVKDSPIAQFIKDDLASRHMEYEGKEVPQGGPWGYRHQFNLADSGYGSRGPRVHNDRAGEVGRTLNVKDFDLERLFGKEGVQIIHMSGLIGALSPETGQFCLELARAAKRYGTKISFDLNYRASFWKNREKELRAIFTEIASVSDILVGNEEDFQLALGIEGPEAGGKDIAAKIDSFKGMISNVKKTFPNASVFATTLRQVLSTERHLWGAIMAEGNDWYVIEPREITVLDRIGGGDGFVGGLLYAILKGWEPAKWVQFGWAAGALATTLLTDYAQPADEEQIWSIWEGNARVKR